One window of bacterium (Candidatus Blackallbacteria) CG13_big_fil_rev_8_21_14_2_50_49_14 genomic DNA carries:
- a CDS encoding phosphoenolpyruvate synthase (catalyzes the formation of phosphoenolpyruvate from pyruvate) encodes MTSYIRFYDTLSLNDLPLVGGKNASLGEMIRLLSKKNIRVPNGFATTVAAYQEFLNFNQLETKMKACIEAFRQEEVSLEKTGKAIRNLFLNTDFRPEFIQAVKAAYQELSQKYGQDSVDVAVRSSATAEDLPDASFAGQQETFLNITGLGGILDAIRKCYASLFTDRAIAYREKQGYDHLEVSLSVGIQKMVRSDQASSGVLFTLDTETGFPKVIVITGAWGLGECVVQGMVTPDEFIVFKPLLEEEKTHPLISKKMGHKHKKMIYALGGVGTTQIVDTSLAEKTSYCLSEEDILKLARWAHTIEKHYNRPMDIEWAKDGETGELFIVQARPETVQSQKTAHMLKTYELLDAAAPIVTGLSIGDAIATGRVCLIRSVEDIEQFVPGSLLVTEMTDPDWVPIMSKAAGIITDQGGRTCHAAIVSRELGVPAVVGTGNATRILKHEQLVTLSCAQGDQGFVYDGILQFQENEVELTNIPRTKTRIMLNIANPDMAFRWWRLPSDGIGLARMEFIINNAIKIHPNALVHYDSLEEDETRKIIQQMTRGYADKKRYFIDQLAYGVAKIAASQYPRQVIVRMSDFKTNEYANLIGGQAYEPIEENPMLGFRGASRYYSEEYKQGFSLECQAIRKVREEMGFKNISIMIPFCRTLDEADKIHEVLAENGLKRGLEELQVYMMCEVPSNVILAEKFATRFDGFSIGSNDLTQLTLGVDRDSGKLANLFDERNEAVQIMIQTVIEKAHQAGIKVGLCGQGPSDYPDFALFLVKAGIDSMSLNPDSFVDVVQRVAALEAE; translated from the coding sequence ATGACTTCATATATTCGTTTTTATGACACCCTCAGTTTGAACGATTTACCCCTAGTGGGCGGTAAAAATGCATCCTTGGGTGAAATGATTCGCCTCTTAAGTAAAAAAAATATTAGGGTTCCCAATGGATTTGCAACCACAGTTGCCGCCTACCAGGAATTTTTAAACTTCAATCAATTGGAAACAAAAATGAAAGCCTGTATTGAAGCCTTTCGCCAAGAAGAGGTTTCTTTGGAAAAAACAGGCAAAGCCATTCGCAATTTATTTTTGAATACTGATTTTAGGCCTGAATTTATTCAGGCTGTCAAAGCTGCTTACCAAGAACTCAGCCAAAAGTATGGCCAAGACAGTGTCGATGTTGCCGTGCGCAGCAGTGCCACCGCTGAAGATTTACCCGATGCCAGTTTTGCTGGCCAGCAGGAAACCTTCTTAAACATCACAGGTTTGGGGGGGATTCTGGATGCGATCAGAAAATGTTATGCCTCACTGTTTACTGATCGGGCCATCGCTTACCGCGAAAAACAGGGATACGATCATCTCGAGGTTTCTCTCAGTGTCGGCATTCAAAAAATGGTACGTTCAGATCAAGCCAGTTCTGGGGTTTTGTTTACCTTGGACACAGAAACAGGTTTTCCAAAAGTCATTGTGATTACTGGGGCTTGGGGTTTGGGAGAATGTGTTGTTCAGGGCATGGTCACCCCCGATGAATTTATTGTCTTTAAACCGCTTCTAGAGGAAGAAAAGACACACCCCCTGATTTCTAAAAAAATGGGCCATAAGCATAAAAAAATGATCTATGCCTTGGGAGGGGTGGGAACCACCCAAATTGTAGATACCTCCCTGGCTGAAAAAACAAGTTACTGCCTGAGCGAAGAGGATATTCTCAAACTGGCCCGCTGGGCCCATACGATTGAAAAACATTACAATCGCCCCATGGATATTGAATGGGCAAAAGATGGCGAAACAGGTGAATTGTTTATTGTTCAAGCACGGCCTGAAACGGTTCAGTCGCAAAAGACAGCCCATATGCTCAAAACCTATGAGCTCTTGGATGCAGCAGCTCCGATAGTTACGGGCTTGAGTATTGGCGATGCGATTGCAACAGGAAGAGTCTGTTTGATTCGCTCAGTCGAAGACATTGAGCAATTTGTACCGGGTTCGCTTTTGGTTACCGAAATGACAGATCCCGACTGGGTTCCGATTATGAGCAAAGCCGCAGGGATCATTACCGATCAAGGCGGAAGAACCTGTCATGCTGCGATTGTCAGCCGTGAATTGGGGGTTCCCGCTGTGGTGGGTACAGGCAATGCGACACGTATTTTAAAACATGAACAATTGGTGACGCTTTCCTGTGCTCAAGGAGATCAAGGATTTGTTTACGATGGCATTCTCCAATTTCAAGAAAACGAAGTGGAGCTCACGAATATTCCCAGAACCAAAACCCGGATTATGCTCAATATTGCCAATCCAGATATGGCTTTCAGGTGGTGGCGTTTACCCAGTGATGGAATTGGTCTGGCCCGAATGGAATTTATCATCAACAATGCGATTAAAATTCATCCCAATGCCCTGGTTCATTATGACAGTCTAGAAGAGGATGAAACCCGCAAAATCATCCAACAAATGACGCGCGGTTATGCTGATAAAAAGCGCTATTTTATTGACCAATTGGCATATGGCGTGGCAAAAATTGCGGCTTCACAGTATCCTCGCCAGGTGATTGTGCGTATGTCAGACTTTAAAACCAATGAATATGCCAATCTAATCGGTGGGCAAGCCTATGAACCGATTGAAGAAAATCCGATGTTGGGCTTTCGGGGAGCTTCACGTTATTATAGCGAAGAATATAAACAGGGCTTCAGTTTGGAATGCCAGGCCATTCGCAAAGTCAGAGAAGAAATGGGTTTTAAAAATATCAGCATCATGATTCCCTTTTGCAGAACCTTAGATGAAGCCGATAAAATCCATGAGGTTTTGGCTGAGAATGGCTTGAAACGGGGATTAGAAGAATTACAGGTCTATATGATGTGCGAAGTTCCCTCCAATGTCATTTTGGCAGAGAAATTTGCCACCCGTTTTGATGGTTTTTCGATTGGCTCGAATGATTTAACCCAATTGACCTTGGGCGTGGATCGCGATTCTGGCAAACTGGCCAATCTCTTTGATGAGCGCAATGAAGCCGTTCAGATTATGATTCAAACAGTCATCGAAAAAGCCCATCAGGCAGGGATTAAAGTGGGCTTGTGTGGCCAAGGTCCGAGTGATTATCCAGATTTTGCTTTGTTTTTGGTCAAAGCAGGGATTGATTCGATGTCCCTGAACCCCGACAGTTTTGTCGATGTGGTTCAACGTGTCGCCGCTTTAGAAGCTGAATAA
- a CDS encoding DUF350 domain-containing protein, which yields MEELRALTPGVLLVSLIYSILGMIFLMVAYKVFDIVNALEFTKELEKNNQALGTVIAGFFIAIAIIIAAAIHG from the coding sequence GTGGAAGAACTTCGCGCGCTTACACCTGGTGTACTCTTGGTTTCTTTAATCTATTCAATTTTGGGTATGATTTTTTTGATGGTGGCCTATAAGGTCTTTGATATCGTCAATGCCCTTGAGTTTACCAAAGAACTCGAAAAAAACAATCAAGCCTTGGGAACTGTGATCGCAGGCTTTTTCATTGCCATCGCTATAATTATCGCAGCGGCAATTCACGGCTGA